A genomic stretch from Desulfolutivibrio sulfodismutans DSM 3696 includes:
- a CDS encoding sensor domain-containing protein, protein MPRRMTGTILAHFAALAAFAAGALTLTALAPVTPAAALETGKHAAALGAVEAALVALPAPFQATNWEYLAATFAAVSALTLAVVPKSRRGAEADPAIAMVLRPARRLRHEMQAILTAMRSMVVEVDLDGRLLRVVRTAYPAEGFDPARLAGKNIARLLDEKDLAAVWRALACAGKERGVQHVDFSTDFGRVRRHFSATLTPLAGRSVLAVVRDVTPMKNSEERYREIVELTNCIILRLDRSGRITFANEFAQRFFGFSREELVGKSALETILPPVDSAGRDLAGFFHAVCARPERYPESENENLRKNGERVFVSWANRPILENGVVTGVLCVGGDITRQRRAMDELVRRERFHGSIIEKSTDIITIVDAQGRILHESPSAAKRLGLGIEETAGTLFEKHMHPDDRTMFGGILRAVAANPGDSPSFEFRRFRRDGSLLSLEATATNCLSDDAVSGIILNCRDVTDRKAFEEQLKRHVFLDALTGLPNRALFLDRLTHAIERIKRKQGYQFAVLFVDVDRFKVINDSLGHSVGDRLLTRIGRRIAECLRRVDTVARFGGDEFILLLDEIDDDRQAIRVAERIRESLARPFAMDEAEVFASASIGIVYSTPDYTDPDQIVRDADTAMFKAKARGKGGYRVFHSRMHKQAVSLLALETDLRKAVERHEFEVHYQPILSLAPSLIVGVEALVRWRHPTRGLIAPMEFVPMAEETGLIVDIGGFVLAEACRRVAAFNAQAGPKETLFVSVNLSVRQFDHEGLVDDIRRVLADTGMAPELLKLEVTESAIAANPGQAALLLESLRELGVGLSMDDFGTGYSSLSHLHAFPFDTLKIDRSFISGLGQIGDKNGKIVHSILALAKNLDMSVIAEGIETDVQWERLVDMDCRLGQGYRFARPGPFESVVDGAAARSSSPDTPDPDTHSRTLP, encoded by the coding sequence ATGCCCCGACGCATGACGGGAACGATCCTCGCCCACTTTGCCGCCCTGGCCGCTTTTGCCGCAGGCGCCCTGACGCTGACGGCCCTGGCCCCCGTCACCCCGGCGGCCGCCCTCGAAACAGGAAAACATGCCGCCGCCCTGGGGGCCGTCGAAGCCGCCCTGGTCGCCCTGCCCGCGCCATTTCAGGCGACGAACTGGGAATACCTGGCCGCCACCTTCGCCGCCGTCTCGGCCCTGACCCTGGCCGTCGTCCCCAAAAGCCGCCGCGGGGCCGAGGCCGACCCTGCCATCGCCATGGTTCTCCGGCCCGCCCGCCGCCTGCGCCACGAGATGCAGGCCATACTCACGGCCATGCGCAGCATGGTGGTGGAGGTGGATCTCGACGGGCGACTGTTGCGGGTTGTCCGGACGGCCTACCCTGCCGAAGGGTTCGACCCGGCCCGGCTGGCCGGGAAAAACATCGCCCGGCTGCTTGATGAAAAAGACCTGGCCGCCGTTTGGCGGGCTCTCGCCTGCGCGGGAAAGGAACGCGGGGTGCAGCATGTGGATTTCTCGACGGACTTTGGCCGGGTGCGCCGCCATTTTTCCGCCACCCTGACCCCCCTGGCGGGCCGTTCCGTCCTGGCCGTGGTGCGCGACGTGACCCCCATGAAAAACAGCGAGGAACGCTACCGGGAGATCGTGGAGCTCACCAACTGCATCATTTTGCGCCTGGACCGGTCGGGCCGCATCACCTTCGCCAACGAATTCGCCCAGCGCTTTTTCGGATTCTCCCGGGAGGAACTGGTCGGTAAAAGCGCCCTGGAGACCATCCTCCCCCCCGTGGATTCCGCAGGGCGCGACCTGGCGGGCTTTTTCCACGCCGTCTGCGCCCGACCCGAGCGCTATCCCGAAAGCGAAAACGAAAACCTGCGCAAAAACGGGGAACGGGTCTTCGTGTCCTGGGCCAACCGGCCCATCCTGGAAAACGGCGTGGTCACGGGGGTTCTGTGCGTGGGCGGCGACATCACCCGCCAGCGCCGGGCCATGGACGAACTGGTCCGCCGGGAACGCTTTCACGGCTCCATCATTGAAAAATCCACGGACATCATCACCATCGTGGACGCCCAGGGCCGCATCCTCCACGAGAGCCCCTCGGCCGCCAAGCGCCTGGGGCTGGGCATCGAGGAGACCGCCGGGACGCTTTTCGAAAAACACATGCATCCCGACGACCGCACCATGTTCGGGGGCATCCTGAGGGCCGTCGCGGCCAATCCCGGCGACAGCCCCTCCTTCGAATTCCGGCGCTTCCGGCGCGACGGCTCCCTCCTCTCCCTGGAGGCCACGGCCACCAACTGCCTCAGTGACGACGCCGTGTCCGGGATCATCCTCAACTGCCGGGACGTGACCGACCGCAAGGCCTTCGAAGAACAACTCAAACGCCACGTCTTCCTGGACGCCCTGACCGGTCTGCCCAACCGGGCGCTTTTCCTGGACCGCCTGACCCATGCCATCGAGCGCATCAAACGCAAGCAGGGCTATCAGTTCGCCGTGCTCTTCGTGGACGTGGACCGCTTCAAGGTCATAAACGATTCCCTCGGCCACTCCGTGGGCGACCGGCTCCTGACCAGGATCGGGCGCAGGATCGCGGAATGCCTGCGCCGGGTGGACACGGTGGCCCGCTTCGGCGGAGACGAATTCATCCTGTTGCTCGACGAGATCGACGACGACCGGCAGGCCATCCGGGTGGCGGAGCGCATCCGGGAATCCCTGGCCCGGCCCTTCGCCATGGATGAGGCCGAGGTGTTCGCCTCGGCCAGCATCGGCATCGTCTACAGCACCCCGGATTACACCGACCCGGACCAGATCGTGCGCGACGCGGACACGGCCATGTTCAAGGCCAAGGCCCGGGGCAAGGGCGGCTACCGGGTCTTCCATTCCCGGATGCACAAGCAGGCCGTCAGCCTCCTGGCCCTGGAGACGGATCTGCGCAAGGCCGTGGAACGTCACGAATTCGAGGTCCACTACCAACCCATCCTGTCCCTTGCCCCGTCCCTGATCGTGGGCGTCGAGGCCCTGGTCCGCTGGCGGCACCCCACCCGGGGGCTGATCGCGCCCATGGAATTCGTGCCCATGGCCGAGGAAACCGGACTCATCGTGGACATCGGCGGCTTCGTCCTGGCCGAGGCCTGCCGCCGGGTGGCCGCCTTCAACGCCCAGGCCGGGCCAAAGGAGACACTTTTCGTCTCCGTAAACCTCTCCGTGCGACAGTTCGACCACGAGGGCCTGGTGGACGACATCCGCCGGGTGCTGGCCGACACCGGCATGGCCCCGGAACTGCTCAAGCTGGAGGTCACGGAAAGCGCCATCGCCGCCAATCCCGGCCAGGCCGCCCTGCTTCTGGAGAGTCTGCGCGAACTCGGGGTGGGTCTGTCCATGGACGACTTCGGCACGGGCTATTCGTCCTTAAGCCATCTGCACGCCTTCCCCTTCGATACGCTCAAGATCGACCGGTCTTTCATCAGCGGGCTGGGGCAAATCGGGGACAAAAACGGCAAGATCGTCCATTCCATTCTGGCCCTGGCCAAAAACCTGGACATGTCGGTCATTGCCGAAGGCATCGAAACGGATGTCCAATGGGAACGGCTGGTGGACATGGACTGCCGCCTGGGCCAGGGCTACCGCTTCGCCCGGCCCGGGCCCTTCGAGTCCGTGGTGGATGGCGCCGCGGCCCGTTCGTCCTCGCCCGACACCCCTGACCCGGACACGCATTCAAGGACGCTTCCTTAA
- a CDS encoding GGDEF domain-containing protein gives MNHPEIASSLMFKGMLEKNRTLEKNALVGKVRRFLPDEVWGVIREEAESEGLGILTLGMPEAAFLQGASGPSQGLFVMECLVEAARNALRHEVPDCRPVALFTAGPAEAVMILAHPPGREATLAKAYPDIRRETLSAAARHAFGPDEPSLPLAVGYSAIDIAHPDDRERMDRASLGAYLRAVRLGRENTAEMLDTRARLHELFLTIMRDKLLQPAYQPVVDFAPGTVLGYEAFLRGPKDTPFHDPLALLSFAESIGQVFALEQLFFQTAVAGLGPMEPGQLLFINIHPASFTDPQFTPAGIPGYLGDHGLTPGNLVFEFTERQTAGDLDILQQKLELYRDSGIRVAMDDIGAGNMTLRALCRIRPDFIKADVSVIGGIQSNPFNRVMMETLVCLGEKIKGRVIAVGIESETELTSLASMGVQAGQGYYFSRPEFPKPLVTPRIPALASFSDVGRGELKCSTPVKNLIQETLVVGPATTIREVKKLLEDRPPMANVVIVDGKRPLGILMNYNLDRHLSTQFGLSLYSDRKVVKLMDRDPLVVEGDRPLEEVASLAMRRENRKIYDDILVTEGGAFFGTVSVQTMLDSMARVQVELAKGSNPLTGLAGNVAIEAEINRRSREGIPSSLIYVDLDNFKVYNDVYGFKSGDKAILLAAEVLRESVSHHGEPDDFIGHVGGDDFIIMCGQKQAEDICHLICQHFAASAPELYTAEDRARGFIVGRGRDGREGEFPLMSLSLGYLDCAFAHPFTMEELSGRVAEVKKYAKSRPGNSYVKDRRAPLGSVPSR, from the coding sequence ATGAATCATCCTGAAATCGCCTCGTCGCTCATGTTCAAAGGAATGCTCGAAAAAAACAGAACCCTGGAGAAAAACGCCCTGGTCGGCAAGGTCCGGCGGTTTCTTCCGGACGAGGTGTGGGGCGTGATCCGCGAGGAGGCCGAAAGCGAAGGCCTCGGCATCCTGACCCTGGGCATGCCTGAAGCGGCCTTCCTGCAGGGGGCCAGCGGCCCCAGCCAGGGCCTTTTCGTCATGGAATGCCTGGTGGAGGCCGCCAGAAACGCCCTGCGGCACGAAGTTCCGGATTGCCGTCCCGTGGCGCTTTTCACCGCCGGGCCAGCCGAGGCGGTCATGATCCTGGCCCATCCGCCGGGCCGCGAGGCCACCCTGGCCAAGGCCTATCCGGACATCCGGCGTGAGACCCTGTCCGCCGCCGCACGGCACGCCTTCGGCCCCGACGAGCCTTCCCTGCCCCTGGCCGTGGGGTACAGCGCCATCGACATCGCCCACCCGGACGACCGGGAGCGCATGGACCGGGCCTCCCTGGGGGCCTATCTGCGGGCCGTGCGCCTGGGGCGGGAAAACACGGCGGAGATGCTCGACACCCGGGCCAGACTGCACGAACTCTTTCTGACCATCATGCGCGACAAGTTGCTGCAGCCGGCCTATCAGCCCGTCGTGGACTTCGCCCCGGGCACGGTCCTGGGCTATGAGGCCTTTTTGCGCGGCCCGAAGGACACGCCGTTTCACGATCCCCTGGCCCTTTTGTCCTTTGCCGAGAGCATCGGCCAGGTCTTCGCCCTGGAACAGCTCTTTTTCCAGACGGCCGTGGCCGGGCTTGGCCCCATGGAGCCCGGGCAACTGCTTTTCATCAACATCCATCCGGCCTCCTTCACCGATCCCCAGTTCACCCCGGCGGGCATCCCGGGCTACCTGGGCGACCACGGCCTAACCCCCGGCAACCTGGTATTCGAATTCACCGAGCGCCAGACCGCAGGCGATCTGGACATCCTCCAGCAAAAACTCGAACTGTACCGAGACTCGGGCATCCGGGTGGCCATGGACGACATCGGGGCGGGCAACATGACCCTGCGGGCCCTGTGCCGCATCCGCCCGGACTTCATCAAGGCCGACGTGTCGGTCATCGGCGGCATCCAGTCCAACCCCTTCAACCGGGTCATGATGGAGACCCTGGTGTGCCTTGGGGAAAAGATCAAAGGCCGGGTGATCGCCGTAGGCATCGAGTCCGAAACAGAACTGACCTCCCTGGCCTCCATGGGGGTCCAGGCCGGGCAGGGCTACTACTTCTCCCGGCCCGAATTCCCCAAACCCCTGGTGACCCCGCGCATCCCCGCCCTGGCCTCCTTTTCCGATGTGGGCCGGGGCGAGCTCAAGTGCTCGACCCCGGTGAAAAACCTCATCCAGGAGACCCTGGTGGTGGGCCCGGCGACCACCATCCGGGAGGTGAAAAAGCTCCTGGAGGATCGCCCGCCCATGGCCAACGTGGTCATTGTGGACGGCAAAAGGCCGCTGGGAATCCTCATGAACTACAACCTGGACCGGCATCTGAGCACCCAGTTCGGGCTGTCGCTGTATTCGGATCGCAAGGTGGTCAAGCTCATGGACCGCGACCCCCTGGTGGTCGAGGGCGACCGGCCCCTGGAAGAGGTGGCCAGCCTGGCCATGCGCCGGGAAAACCGCAAGATCTATGACGATATCCTGGTCACGGAGGGCGGGGCCTTCTTTGGTACGGTCTCGGTGCAGACCATGCTGGACAGCATGGCCCGGGTGCAGGTGGAACTGGCCAAAGGCTCCAATCCGCTCACGGGTCTGGCCGGAAACGTGGCCATCGAGGCCGAGATCAACCGCCGGTCCCGGGAGGGGATTCCGTCGAGCCTCATCTACGTGGATCTGGACAATTTCAAGGTCTACAACGACGTCTACGGCTTCAAAAGCGGCGACAAGGCCATCCTGCTGGCGGCCGAGGTGCTGCGCGAGTCCGTCAGCCACCATGGGGAGCCCGACGACTTCATCGGGCATGTGGGCGGCGACGATTTCATCATCATGTGCGGCCAGAAACAGGCCGAGGACATCTGCCACCTCATTTGCCAGCATTTCGCCGCCTCCGCCCCGGAGCTGTACACCGCCGAGGACCGGGCCAGGGGATTCATCGTGGGCCGGGGCCGCGACGGCCGGGAGGGGGAGTTTCCCCTCATGTCCCTGTCCCTGGGCTATCTGGACTGCGCCTTCGCCCACCCCTTCACCATGGAGGAGCTCAGCGGGCGGGTGGCCGAGGTGAAAAAATACGCCAAATCCCGGCCCGGGAACTCCTACGTCAAAGACCGCCGCGCGCCGCTGGGGTCCGTGCCATCGCGCTGA
- a CDS encoding cytochrome c3 family protein, whose translation MKRMAVAIFALGAIFCSSSALAAGHDVDCKDCHSVHASKGAFIFSVAPLAEQSTAFGGKLDPAQVDALCLGCHNDKSGITPIMLKNSHPTGVTPKKLKVPEAMLRKGLLTCVGCHDPHPSNQNYKYLTINTNNGKDMGVFCASCHPGQSDPATLGKAAKAPAKAEAGAATTPTTPPAPASTTPGKPGAPIKAN comes from the coding sequence ATGAAACGCATGGCGGTGGCGATTTTCGCCCTCGGGGCGATCTTCTGTTCCAGTTCGGCCCTGGCGGCGGGCCACGATGTGGATTGCAAGGACTGTCACAGCGTGCATGCGTCCAAGGGCGCCTTCATCTTCAGCGTGGCCCCCCTGGCCGAACAGTCCACGGCGTTTGGCGGCAAGCTCGATCCGGCCCAGGTGGACGCCCTGTGTCTGGGGTGCCACAACGACAAAAGCGGCATCACGCCCATCATGCTCAAAAACTCCCACCCCACGGGCGTAACCCCCAAAAAGCTCAAGGTGCCCGAGGCCATGCTGCGCAAGGGGCTTCTGACCTGTGTGGGCTGCCACGATCCCCATCCGTCAAACCAGAACTACAAGTACCTCACCATAAACACCAATAACGGCAAGGACATGGGCGTTTTTTGCGCCTCCTGCCATCCGGGCCAGTCCGATCCGGCCACCCTGGGCAAGGCGGCCAAGGCCCCGGCCAAGGCCGAAGCTGGCGCCGCCACGACGCCGACGACCCCGCCCGCCCCGGCAAGCACCACCCCGGGCAAGCCCGGCGCTCCCATCAAGGCCAACTAA